GGTTGCCTCGGTGGTGTTGAGACGTCACGTGGAATTGGGTGAGCACGTAACCAAAGGTCAGCAACTGGTAACCCTGTTCAGTGAGACGGTGGCACAGGCGCAGGCTGATTACAGGAAGGCTTTTCCTGAATGGGAGCGAATCAGCGGGCTGGGTCGTTCCGTGGTTGGTGATCAGCGGTTCAATACGGCGAAAGCGAATATTGAAGCGGCGAGGGCGACTCTGCTTGCTTATGGGCTAAACGATGATGACATTGGTGCGTTGAAGGCCAGCGGCGTAGGTAGTCTCGGTGAATACACGCTCAGAGCTCGCGTGGATGGCGCAGTGCTGACCGATGAGTTTGAGCAAGGACAAAGAGTTGAGGCAGGCCAACCGCTGGTGACTCTGGCTAATGAAAGCGAACTTTGGGTAGAGGCTCACCTGCCAGCAAACTCCGACATTGTCCTTAAGCAAGGGGCCGAAGCGGAAGTAAGAGTTGCAGGCCGAGTAGCTGTGGCAACGGTATCCCAGGAAGCTCATACCATTGACGCTGTGACCCGCACGCGAATTGTTCGGTTGGAGCTGGACAATCCGGAAGATCGTTTTCATCCCGGAATGTTTGCAGATGTGTATTTCCTTTTTAAAACCACGGAGCCGGTGCTTGCGGTGCCGGAGAGTGCGTTGATGCGAGGCGCCGATGGCGACTGGACGGTCTATGTGGAAGAGGCTGAAGGGGAGTACGAGCCTGTGGAAGTGGAACTGGGTCGCGCAATTGGCGGACTCCGTGAAATTTCGGGCCTGACTGCAGGCCAACGGATCGTTTCGCGGGGCGCATTTTTTGTGGCCTCTGAAATTGCCAAAGGCGGCTTTGACCCACACAACCACTGATTCCGGGAGCCATTATGTTCAACCGAGTTGTCGACTGGGCGGTTCAGAACCGCCTGTTGGTTCTTATTGCGCTTGCAGTGCTTATCGCCACGGCCGCGTTTCAGATCCCAAAACTGAATCTTGATGCTTTCCCTGACGTTACAAACGTCCAGGTCGCTGTTAATACAGAGGCGCCCGGACTTGCGGCCGAGGAAGTCGAGCAACTGATCACCTATCCCATTGAAGCGGTGATGTATGCGTTGCCGGATGTTGAGGAGGTTCGGTCCATCTCCAAAACCGGGTTGTCTGGTGTCACCGTGGTCTTTAAAGAGGGCACGGATATCTATTTCGCGCGCCAACTGGTGTTCGAGCGGTTGCAGGCCGCGCGGGAGCTGATTCCGGACGGGGTCGGGGTGCCTGAAATGGGCCCGAATACGTCCGGTCTCGGCCAGGTCTACCAGTACTTGCTGATAGCGGACCCGGATTCGGGGTACGACGCAATGGAATTACGCAGCTTGCACGACTGGCTGGTCAAGCTGTTGCTGATACCTGCTGAAGGGGTAACAGAGATTCTGTCGTTTGGCGGAGAGGTCCGCCAGTACCAGGTCAATCTGAACCCGGCGCGAATGCTGTCCTATGACTTATCACAGAACGACGTCATGGACGCCCTGGAGAACACCAACTCCAATGTTGGGGGCTGGTATATGGGCCGTGGACAGGAGCAGTTGGTTATTCGCGGTATGGGCTGGCTGGGTAATGGCGAGCAGGGGCTGGAGCAGATCCGTCAAGTGCCCGTTAAAACCAGTGATGGCATTACAGTGACGGTGAGCGATGTCGCCCAGGTAGCGCTGGGCACTGAAATTCGCCAGGGTGCGGTGACCATGACCCGGAAGGATGAAGACGGTCAGGTTGAACAACTGGGTGAAGTGGTTTCTGGCATTGTACTCAAACGAATGGGGGCCAATACAAAAGCCACCATCGACGGCATCGAGGCCCGCATTGATCGCATAAATCAGGCGCTTCCGAGTGGGGTTCGTTTTGAGCCCTATTACAACCAGGCGGATCTGGTGACCAAGGCCGTAGAGACGGTGACCAATGCACTTCTGTTGGCTTTTGTGTTTATTGCGATCGTGCTTGCCCTGTTTCTGATGAATCTTCGGGCAACAACGCTCGTGCTGCTTTCTATACCGATTTCTATCGGTATTGCGCTGATGATCATGGCCTGGTTCGGTCTCTCGGCCAACTTGATGTCTCTGGGCGGCATTGCTGTGGCAATTGGCATGCTGGTGGACGGCTCTGTTGTTATGGTCGAGAACATGTTCAAACATCTGACGCATCCGGATGCTGAGCATGACGCCCGTCGGGATGAATTGGTGAAAAACGACCCTGACCCATTGGACGCGTCACACGATGACCATGGCATTGCGCTTCGACTGCAGGAGGCAGGCCGGGAAGTGGCGCGACCAATTTTTTTCGCGACGGCGATTATCCTGGTCGTTTTCATGCCTTTATTCAGCTTTGAAGGTGTGGAAGCCAAGCTTTTTCAGCCAATGGCGATCAGCATAATGTTGGCCATCGTGTCCGCTGTGATCGTTGCTCTGGTGGTTGTGCCGGCCTTGGCATCGTTTATGTTTCGCAAGGGTATTCGGGAGCGGGAAAGTTTCATTTTAAAGCCCCTCGAAAAGCTTTATCGCAAGGGCCTTGACTGGTCGTTGAAACACACCCGCTCTGTTGTCGGTGCAGCAGCTGTCCTTGTTGTGCTGGCGGCCTTGGTCGTGCCGCGACTCGGTACTGAGTTTGTCCCCGAATTGGAAGAGGGGACCATTAACCTCCGGGTAACGCTAGCCCCCTCATCAAGCCTTGATACCGCGCTTGAAGTGGCGCCGAAACTGGAGGCCATGCTGATGGAATTTCCAGAGGTGACCTACGCCCTGTCCCGGGCTGGCCGAGCGGAAATAGGCGGCGATCCGGAACCAGTCAATAACATCGAGATATATATTGGTCTCAAACCAACAGCCGAGTGGACCAGCGCCAGTAATCGCTATGAATTGCAGGCTTTGATTGAGGAGAAGCTCGAACAACACCCGGGGCTACTGTTTAACTTTTCTCAGCCTATCGCGACTCGGGTTGATGAATTGCTGTCAGGTGTCCGCGCGCAACTGGCCATCAAACTCTTTGGCCCGGATCTCGACGTACTGGCGGAGAAAGGCCAGCAGATTGAAGCGGCGGTCCGAACAGTTCAGGGAACACGAGACGTGGCCATGGAGCAGATTGCTGGTGAAGCGCAGTTGGTGGTTCAGCCTGACCGTCAGGCACTCTCCCGGTACGGACTTGCCGTGTCTGATGTGATGAGTGTCGTCCGGGATGGACTGGGTGGTGCCGCCGCGGGCCAGATCATCAACGGAAATGAGCGGTACGATATCTATGTGCGTCTGGCCAAACGTTTCCGGGAAGACCGGGATGCCATTGCCGATTTCAGGTTACAGGCGCCGTCCGGAGCCTGGGTGAGACTCGGTGATGTGGCCGATGTGTCTATTGAGTCCGGCCCGCCTCAGGTGCGCCGCGATGACGTTCAGCGCCGTGTGGTCATTCAGTCTAATGTGCAGGGTCGTGACATGGGCAGTGTGGTTGCCGATATTCAGGATACCATCGCGACAGAAGTGAACCTTCCCCCCGGCTATTCGGTGGATATTGGTGGTCAGTTTGAAAACCAGCAACGAGCTCAGAAGCGATTGACCATTGTGGTACCTGTATCTCTGGGCCTGATCGCGCTGTTGCTGTACTTTGCTTTCAGTTCGGTTGGTCAAGCGCTGTTGATTCTGGTCAACGTGCCGCTTGCCGTTATTGGTGGCGTCTTTTCACTCTGGATCTCCGGCCAGTATCTTTCGGTGCCCAGTTCCGTTGGATTTATCACACTGTTTGGTGTGGCGGTGCTTAACGGGGTCGTAATGGTCGAAAGCATCAATCAGCGAATACAGGATGGGTTGAACGTGGATACTGCGGTGTTTGAAGGTGCCGTCTCCCGTTTGCGTCCTGTCTTGATGACAGCAATAACCTCGGCACTCGGTTTGATACCGATGCTATTGTCGACGGGCGTGGGTGCGGAAATCCAGAAGCCATTGGCCAGCGTGATTGTAGGTGGCCTCGTGACTGCGACTTTCCTAACGCTTTTTGTTTTGCCGGCTCTATTCACGCGCTTCTCAAGGTCTAAACTCGATGATATGCAACGGTAGAAGAGAGGTGGAAATACACAGTTTTGATCGCGAGCAGGGGAGGGTAATCCCTCCGTCATAGCGGGGCGGAGGAATTATGGTTGTGCTCTACTCTGGGAAAGGAAGCACAACTGTAATTCTGGCGCCCCCTGTTTCTGAGGGGCCAATGTTCATCCGTCCGAAATTGTCTTCTAGTATTTCGGACACGATGGACAGTCCCAATCCAAATCCAGAAACGGTTTCGTCAA
The window above is part of the Marinobacter nanhaiticus D15-8W genome. Proteins encoded here:
- a CDS encoding efflux RND transporter periplasmic adaptor subunit encodes the protein MKKTLISVFVLTLFIAPPSLVQAEEDAHNEAGHDHAAGGDDHREGTGEEDEHEGGHAEEREHEEEEGHGHEEESDGGHEESTTASINAKQKELAGIEVATLESKRVDYEIYAPGELLTNGYTSYHVSPRVASVVLRRHVELGEHVTKGQQLVTLFSETVAQAQADYRKAFPEWERISGLGRSVVGDQRFNTAKANIEAARATLLAYGLNDDDIGALKASGVGSLGEYTLRARVDGAVLTDEFEQGQRVEAGQPLVTLANESELWVEAHLPANSDIVLKQGAEAEVRVAGRVAVATVSQEAHTIDAVTRTRIVRLELDNPEDRFHPGMFADVYFLFKTTEPVLAVPESALMRGADGDWTVYVEEAEGEYEPVEVELGRAIGGLREISGLTAGQRIVSRGAFFVASEIAKGGFDPHNH
- a CDS encoding efflux RND transporter permease subunit — protein: MFNRVVDWAVQNRLLVLIALAVLIATAAFQIPKLNLDAFPDVTNVQVAVNTEAPGLAAEEVEQLITYPIEAVMYALPDVEEVRSISKTGLSGVTVVFKEGTDIYFARQLVFERLQAARELIPDGVGVPEMGPNTSGLGQVYQYLLIADPDSGYDAMELRSLHDWLVKLLLIPAEGVTEILSFGGEVRQYQVNLNPARMLSYDLSQNDVMDALENTNSNVGGWYMGRGQEQLVIRGMGWLGNGEQGLEQIRQVPVKTSDGITVTVSDVAQVALGTEIRQGAVTMTRKDEDGQVEQLGEVVSGIVLKRMGANTKATIDGIEARIDRINQALPSGVRFEPYYNQADLVTKAVETVTNALLLAFVFIAIVLALFLMNLRATTLVLLSIPISIGIALMIMAWFGLSANLMSLGGIAVAIGMLVDGSVVMVENMFKHLTHPDAEHDARRDELVKNDPDPLDASHDDHGIALRLQEAGREVARPIFFATAIILVVFMPLFSFEGVEAKLFQPMAISIMLAIVSAVIVALVVVPALASFMFRKGIRERESFILKPLEKLYRKGLDWSLKHTRSVVGAAAVLVVLAALVVPRLGTEFVPELEEGTINLRVTLAPSSSLDTALEVAPKLEAMLMEFPEVTYALSRAGRAEIGGDPEPVNNIEIYIGLKPTAEWTSASNRYELQALIEEKLEQHPGLLFNFSQPIATRVDELLSGVRAQLAIKLFGPDLDVLAEKGQQIEAAVRTVQGTRDVAMEQIAGEAQLVVQPDRQALSRYGLAVSDVMSVVRDGLGGAAAGQIINGNERYDIYVRLAKRFREDRDAIADFRLQAPSGAWVRLGDVADVSIESGPPQVRRDDVQRRVVIQSNVQGRDMGSVVADIQDTIATEVNLPPGYSVDIGGQFENQQRAQKRLTIVVPVSLGLIALLLYFAFSSVGQALLILVNVPLAVIGGVFSLWISGQYLSVPSSVGFITLFGVAVLNGVVMVESINQRIQDGLNVDTAVFEGAVSRLRPVLMTAITSALGLIPMLLSTGVGAEIQKPLASVIVGGLVTATFLTLFVLPALFTRFSRSKLDDMQR